One genomic window of Nicotiana sylvestris chromosome 10, ASM39365v2, whole genome shotgun sequence includes the following:
- the LOC104217349 gene encoding 25.3 kDa vesicle transport protein SEC22-1-like isoform X2, protein MVKLTMVARVTDGLPLAEGLDDGRDVPDADFYKQQAKSLFKNLSMGQIDASRMSVETGPYIFHYIIEGRVCYLTMCDRSYPKKLAFQYLEDLKNEFERVNGSQIETAARPYAFIKFDTFIQRTKKLYQDTRTQRNITKLNDELYEVHQIMTRNVQDVLGVGEKLDQVSQMSSRLTSESRIYADKARDLNRQIHIM, encoded by the exons ATGGTGAAATTGACAATGGTTGCTCGTGTGACTGATGGTCTTCCTTTAGCTGAGGGGCTGGATGATGGTCGTGATGTTCCAGATGCAGATTTCTATAAACAGCAAGCCAAGTCCTTGTTCAAGAACCTCTCTATGGGCCAGATTGACGCATCAAGGATGTCCGTGGAAACTGGGCCTTATATTTTCCA TTATATCATTGAAGGCCGTGTTTGTTATTTGACAATGTGTGATCGCTCTTATCCCAAGAAACTTGCCTTTCAATACCTGGAGGATCTTAAGAATGAGTTTGAGCGTGTCAATGGGAGTCAAATTGAAACTGCTGCTAGGCCTTATGCTTTTATTAAATTTG ATACATTTATACAGAGGACAAAGAAACTGTACCAGGACACCAGAACTCAGCGCAATATTACAAAGTTGAATGATGAACTTTACGAAGTTCATCAGATAATGACTCGAAATGTACAAGATGTTTTAGGTGTTGGTGAAAAGTTGGATC AGGTCAGTCAGATGTCCAGTCGCTTGACATCAGAATCCCGCATATATGCTGATAAAGCAAGAGATTTAAATCGTCAG ATTCATATCATGTAG
- the LOC104217350 gene encoding uncharacterized protein: MASLVPDVLIKLLQSMNSNVKVRGEYRSVLLQVISIVPALSGSELWPNHGFFIKVSDSSHSTYVTLSKEDNELILNNKLQLGQFFYVDRMEAGTPVPVLVGVRPIPGRHPFVGNPKDLMQMLESSEVSVKTDKEDNSGQKCNELAELKKENRKKKLVIKEEKAVVASRYMQGLSNHNTKSGGNDQGNGAKGVENESNGSDHKAVPLKGKQPEAKGQTRPTTPSRSRSDAFSPNSDVNVLNSRELLTTPNISTLKRTSSKQENITENGQFSEKLIPWSSLPANLAKPGKGILRRRKLASLIAAEAQEEALTATNLLHCFRMFAELCSSASPESPHLNLAKFFTLNQLMQQPNTKTNDQILDNFASKLSLQEKEKVGKETRSFNGKSTPKSMKPLIEVSVAEKVEWTKGDGSRGMRELREVLFNEIQSWFLKFLEEALDVGFRLDEQDQKKKVRAVQQKDSNNQIALALSQLKHANDWLDKLRCKSTLNKDVVETVDRLKQKLYACLLLHVDSAASALGKPSF, encoded by the exons ATGGCATCCCTCGTACCAGACGTATTGATTAAGCTTCTTCAGAGTATGAACTCCAATGTAAAAGTTCGGGGGGAGTATAGATCAGTTCTTTTACAAGTAATCAGCATTGTCCCTGCCTTGAGTGGTTCAGAATTGTGGCCAAACCACGGCTTCTTTATCAAAGTATCCGATTCTTCTCATTCGACTTATGTTACACTGTCAAAAGAAGATAATGAGCTCATTTTGAACAACAAATTGCAACTTGGCCAGTTCTTCTATGTTGACAGAATGGAGGCTGGAACACCAGTCCCGGTTTTAGTTGGAGTGAGGCCAATTCCAGGGCGACATCCATTTGTAGGTAACCCGAAGGATCTGATGCAAATGTTGGAATCATCTGAGGTTTCTGTTAAAACTGATAAGGAAGATAATTCTGGTCAAAAGTGCAATGAGTTGGCAGAGTTGAAAAAAGAGAACCGAAAGAAGAAACTTGTTATCAAAGAAGAGAAGGCGGTTGTTGCATCGAGGTATATGCAAGGTTTATCAAACCATAACACAAAGTCTGGTGGAAATGATCAAGGCAATGGTGCGAAAGGCGTTGAAAATGAGAGTAATGGATCAGATCACAAAGCTGTACCTTTGAAAGGGAAACAACCAGAGGCTAAAGGTCAG ACACGGCCTACAACTCCTTCACGTAGTCGATCTGATGCATTTTCTCCAAACTCAGATGTCAATGTGTTAAATAGCAGGGAGCTTTTGACAACTCCAAATATTTCAACGTTAAAACGCACTAGCAGCAAACAAGAAAACATTACAGAGAACGGTCAATTTTCTGAAAAACTCATACCCTGGTCCTCACTACCAGCTAACCTCGCAAAGCCAGGGAAG GGGATCCTTAGAAGGAGAAAGTTAGCTTCTTTAATAGCAGCAGAAGCTCAAGAAGAAGCATTAACAGCAACCAATCTTCTTCACTGCTTTAG AATGTTTGCTGAACTGTGCTCATCTGCATCACCAGAGAGTCCCCATCTCAACTTGGCCAAATTTTTCACACTCAACCAGCTCATGCAACAACCAAATACTAAGACAAATGACCAAATCCTAGATAACTTTGCTTCAAAGTTATCTTTACAAGAGAAGGAGAAAGTGGGAAAGGAAACACGTTCCTTTAATGGTAAAAGTACTCCCAAGTCTATGAAGCCTTTAATCGAAGTTTCTGTCGCTGAAAAGGTAGAGTGGACAAAAGGAGATGGTTCTAGAGGCATGAGAGAGTTAAGAGAGGTTCTATTTAATGAAATACAGTCCTGGTTTCTGAAATTCTTGGAGGAAGCACTTGATGTTGGCTTTCGGCTTGATGAGCAGGATCAGAAAAAGAAAGTGCGCGCTGTACAACAAAAGGATTCAAACAACCAAATTGCTCTTGCATTGTCACAGCTTAAGCATGCGAATGACTGGTTGGACAAGCTAAGATGCAAGTCAACCTTGAATAAAGATGTGGTCGAGACAGTTGATAGATTGAAGCAAAAACTCTATGCATGTTTACTGCTTCATGTGGATTCAGCCGCTTCAGCTCTTGGAAAACCAAGTTTTTAA
- the LOC104217354 gene encoding uncharacterized protein, giving the protein MRHFAENLRKNFRCGDLLHHYYSAAKAYKIDEFNDHFQQIKLNDVRVAKYLEEDVGFHKWSRAHFPGNRLLDFPVQTSKKVFHTSFKMFQTSLKMYEVLTTNIAESVNSMFLLEREFSITALFDAINRRFAQKFHERRMQFLDTPTICVPSVEKKINKNATFGNKLLVHPIRQQDFSITGHGVVAKVDLHNRTCSCREFDLDKIPCPHAMATLRVEFGDQYGTSIYDYTSDFYYIDTYVNAYVIEINPVPSEECWDVPPELVERKIPPPSCEIQLGRRKTKRIPASGEVKKKQNRCSMCKRTGHKRTTCKKRTEGTSNSVVA; this is encoded by the exons ATGAGGCACTTTGCTGAAAATCTTCGCAAAAATTTTCGTTGCGGAGATTTGCTTCACCATTATTATTCTGCAGCTAAAGCATATAAGATTGATGAGTTCAATGATCATTTTCAACAAATCAAACTTAACGATGTAAGAGTTGCCAAATATCTTGAGGAGGATGTTGGGTTTCACAAATGGAGCAGAGCGCACTTCCCTGGTAACAG GTTACTGGACTTTCCAGTTCAAACATCTAAGAAGGTGTTTCACACATCTTTTAAGATGTTTCAAACATCTCTTAAAAT GTATGAAGTATTGACCACAAATATTGCTGAGTCTGTTAATTCAATGTTTCTACTCGAAAGAGAATTCTCCATCACTGCCCTATTCGATGCTATTAATAGGAGGTTTGCTCAAAAATTCCATGAGAGGCGTATGCAGTTCCTCGACACTCCAACCATTTGTGTCCCTTCAGTTGAAAAGAAGATTAATAAAAATGCAACATTTGGCAACAAACTATTGGTCCATCCAATAAGGCAACAAGATTTCAGCATCACCGGCCATGGTGTGGTTGCAAAGGTTGATCTACACAACAGAACATGTTCTTGCAGAGAGTTCGACCTAGACAAAATACCTTGCCCACATGCTATGGCAACCCTTAGAGTTGAGTTTGGTGATCAATACGGAACAAGCATTTATGACTATACTTCTGACTTTTATTATATAGACACATACGTGAATGCATATGTCATAGAAATTAATCCAGTGCCTTCTGAAGAATGTTGGGATGTTCCTCCGGAGCTTGTTGAGAGAAAAATACCTCCACCTTCATGTGAAATTCAATTGGGAAGAAGGAAGACAAAGCGGATTCCAGCAAGCGGGGAAGTAAAAAAGAAGCAAAACAGATGCTCCATGTGCAAAAGGACTGGCCACAAAAGAACTACTTGCAAGAAGAGAACTGAAGGAACAAGCAACTCCGTTGTGGCTTAA
- the LOC104217349 gene encoding 25.3 kDa vesicle transport protein SEC22-1-like isoform X1: MVKLTMVARVTDGLPLAEGLDDGRDVPDADFYKQQAKSLFKNLSMGQIDASRMSVETGPYIFHYIIEGRVCYLTMCDRSYPKKLAFQYLEDLKNEFERVNGSQIETAARPYAFIKFDTFIQRTKKLYQDTRTQRNITKLNDELYEVHQIMTRNVQDVLGVGEKLDQVSQMSSRLTSESRIYADKARDLNRQALIRKWAPVAIVIGVVFLLFWAKNKIW, from the exons ATGGTGAAATTGACAATGGTTGCTCGTGTGACTGATGGTCTTCCTTTAGCTGAGGGGCTGGATGATGGTCGTGATGTTCCAGATGCAGATTTCTATAAACAGCAAGCCAAGTCCTTGTTCAAGAACCTCTCTATGGGCCAGATTGACGCATCAAGGATGTCCGTGGAAACTGGGCCTTATATTTTCCA TTATATCATTGAAGGCCGTGTTTGTTATTTGACAATGTGTGATCGCTCTTATCCCAAGAAACTTGCCTTTCAATACCTGGAGGATCTTAAGAATGAGTTTGAGCGTGTCAATGGGAGTCAAATTGAAACTGCTGCTAGGCCTTATGCTTTTATTAAATTTG ATACATTTATACAGAGGACAAAGAAACTGTACCAGGACACCAGAACTCAGCGCAATATTACAAAGTTGAATGATGAACTTTACGAAGTTCATCAGATAATGACTCGAAATGTACAAGATGTTTTAGGTGTTGGTGAAAAGTTGGATC AGGTCAGTCAGATGTCCAGTCGCTTGACATCAGAATCCCGCATATATGCTGATAAAGCAAGAGATTTAAATCGTCAG GCTCTGATTCGGAAATGGGCTCCTGTCGCTATTGTCATTGGAGTTGTCTTTCTCCTCTTCTGGGCaaaaaataagatttggtga